The following are from one region of the Nymphaea colorata isolate Beijing-Zhang1983 chromosome 7, ASM883128v2, whole genome shotgun sequence genome:
- the LOC116257026 gene encoding protein unc-13 homolog: MGDLGIEARKPLLGLSTSLEGKRRSKKKVLENEGEIQRSECLRSLRDISLALAEMPARGDLTGDVCHSADGYHLNVKVYEKLLFSVFDILDKGKLAEEVGDS, encoded by the exons ATGGGCGATCTGGGCATTGAGGCGCGGAAGCCACTCCTAGGTTTGTCTACGTCGCTTGAGGGCAAaaggaggagcaagaagaaagTGCTCGAGAATGAAG GTGAAATACAAAGGAGTGAATGCCTCAGATCTCTGAGGGATATTTCCCTTGCACTTGCTGAGATGCCTGCACGTGGTGATCTAACAGGTGATGTCTGTCACTCGGCAGATGGTTACCATCTCAATGTTAAAGTATATGAGAAGCTGCTATTTAGTGTTTTTGACATACTGGACAAGGGCAAACTTGCTGAG GAAGTAGGAGATTCGTGA